One window of the Chloroflexota bacterium genome contains the following:
- a CDS encoding carotenoid biosynthesis protein, translating into MMRRLTIAFFWAYTALTIYIYARLFAGYHFQLWAFFLHPVLAFAFSLLHAVQREGKARAALLVLLTTVMTLFAESVGIATGLIFGQYHYNENLGPLFLGLVPYVIPMVWFYMMYPAYVIAERILPRGVDARWRAPVWAAVTGGIMLSWDLVLDPVMVYRSHWVWDQPGAYFGIPLQNFWGWWLTSFVTIWLYFKISSRIPKIDAAVVSENWAVWGFGVMALGTVLSAIYAGLCGPALIGGLTLLFWVILASAKTR; encoded by the coding sequence ATGATGCGCCGCCTCACGATAGCCTTCTTCTGGGCCTACACTGCCCTTACCATCTACATCTACGCCCGCCTGTTCGCTGGCTACCATTTCCAGCTTTGGGCCTTTTTTCTGCACCCTGTATTGGCTTTTGCCTTCTCGCTGTTGCACGCCGTTCAGCGGGAAGGCAAAGCCCGTGCCGCGCTGCTCGTTCTCCTGACAACGGTGATGACCTTGTTTGCCGAAAGCGTGGGCATCGCCACAGGCCTGATTTTTGGGCAGTATCACTATAACGAAAACCTGGGGCCGCTCTTTCTCGGATTGGTGCCTTACGTGATTCCGATGGTGTGGTTCTACATGATGTATCCGGCCTATGTGATTGCCGAGCGGATTCTGCCCCGAGGCGTGGATGCTCGCTGGCGAGCCCCGGTGTGGGCAGCCGTGACCGGTGGAATCATGCTCTCCTGGGATTTGGTGCTCGACCCGGTGATGGTTTACCGCAGCCATTGGGTCTGGGATCAGCCCGGAGCCTATTTTGGCATTCCCCTGCAAAATTTTTGGGGTTGGTGGCTGACGAGTTTCGTCACGATCTGGCTCTACTTTAAAATCAGCAGCCGCATCCCGAAAATCGATGCGGCTGTAGTGAGTGAAAATTGGGCTGTCTGGGGCTTTGGCGTGATGGCGCTGGGAACCGTGTTAAGCGCCATCTACGCCGGACTTTGCGGTCCGGCTCTGATTGGCGGACTGACCTTATTGTTTTGGGTAATTTTGGCGTCCGCGAAAACTCGCTAA
- a CDS encoding PadR family transcriptional regulator: protein MTVEMLEKLTLELRRGVITLAVLSQLDQERYGYSLIQRLADLGLQVEQGTLYPLLRRLEDQGLLESTWNVDGSRPRRYYRISPSGKDLLPELTAEWTALVRAMEAML, encoded by the coding sequence ATGACTGTTGAAATGCTCGAAAAACTAACTTTGGAACTGCGCCGCGGGGTGATTACTCTGGCCGTGTTGAGCCAGCTTGATCAGGAGCGGTACGGCTACTCGCTCATTCAACGACTTGCCGATCTGGGCTTGCAGGTTGAACAGGGCACGCTTTATCCCCTGTTGCGCCGCCTGGAAGATCAGGGCTTGTTGGAAAGCACCTGGAATGTGGATGGCTCCCGCCCGCGCCGCTATTATCGTATCAGTCCCTCTGGGAAAGATTTGTTGCCCGAACTAACTGCGGAATGGACCGCTTTGGTGCGGGCAATGGAGGCAATGTTATGA
- a CDS encoding quinate 5-dehydrogenase, with product MKKVLSISVGSAGRDHTTQTELLGQSIELSRQGMNGDLKKAIEMYKFYDGKVDAFGVGGLEFYLGVGKQRYYFREVKQIRKVVKISKIGDGNAVKGLLVKRALTALEAHLNTGGKTLRGMKAMKTNAVDRYVMAEALVNAGCETTFCDFMFSLGMPIPIRSLAGVRVVAALLLPIITKMPFKWFYPLGSAQDQPPQPRWGKYYQEADILAGDFVSIRAHMPDDLTGKIVLTNTTTAKNVEELRERNLHMLVTTTPRFEGRSFGTNVMEATLLALMDKPQSEATPADFLDLIERIPLEPNIEILN from the coding sequence AACCGAACTCCTCGGTCAGTCCATTGAGCTTTCTCGTCAGGGAATGAATGGCGACCTGAAAAAAGCCATCGAAATGTATAAATTCTATGATGGTAAAGTCGATGCCTTTGGCGTCGGCGGGCTGGAATTTTACCTGGGGGTTGGCAAGCAGCGTTATTATTTTCGCGAAGTTAAACAAATCCGTAAAGTTGTAAAAATCAGCAAAATCGGGGATGGCAACGCGGTGAAGGGCTTGCTGGTCAAACGCGCGCTGACCGCACTCGAAGCGCACCTCAATACCGGAGGCAAAACCCTGCGCGGCATGAAAGCCATGAAAACCAACGCCGTTGATCGCTATGTAATGGCCGAAGCCCTGGTCAATGCCGGTTGTGAAACCACTTTCTGCGATTTCATGTTCTCATTAGGGATGCCGATTCCTATTCGCTCATTGGCAGGAGTACGAGTTGTTGCCGCGCTTTTACTACCCATCATTACCAAAATGCCTTTCAAGTGGTTTTACCCTCTCGGATCAGCGCAAGACCAACCCCCGCAACCGCGCTGGGGAAAATACTACCAGGAAGCGGATATTCTCGCCGGTGATTTTGTTTCCATCCGTGCCCACATGCCCGATGACCTGACCGGAAAAATTGTACTGACCAACACCACCACAGCCAAAAACGTCGAAGAGTTGCGCGAGCGCAATTTGCATATGCTGGTCACCACCACGCCGCGTTTTGAAGGCCGCAGCTTTGGCACCAATGTGATGGAAGCTACCCTGCTGGCTTTGATGGACAAGCCCCAATCCGAAGCGACCCCCGCTGATTTTCTCGACCTGATTGAGCGCATTCCACTTGAGCCGAATATTGAAATCCTGAACTGA
- a CDS encoding DUF423 domain-containing protein: MEKTFFVIGTIFSGLAVAAGAFGAHGLQNIVSAERLVTWEKAVRYQMYHGLALMLIAWAITQWWNQTSTLQAGGWFFIIGTLLFSGSLYYLVFNGSLDFNGISLGLVTPVGGVFFVFGWLALMIAAWRG; this comes from the coding sequence ATGGAGAAAACTTTTTTTGTCATCGGAACAATATTCTCAGGGTTGGCGGTTGCCGCGGGCGCATTTGGCGCACATGGGTTACAAAATATCGTCTCTGCCGAGCGGCTGGTCACCTGGGAAAAGGCCGTGCGCTACCAGATGTATCACGGCCTGGCGCTGATGCTGATTGCCTGGGCCATCACCCAATGGTGGAACCAGACCAGCACCCTGCAAGCCGGGGGTTGGTTCTTCATCATCGGAACGCTGCTATTTTCGGGGAGTCTCTATTATTTAGTGTTTAATGGAAGTCTGGATTTCAACGGAATCAGCCTGGGGTTGGTGACACCTGTAGGGGGCGTGTTCTTCGTCTTTGGGTGGTTGGCACTAATGATCGCCGCCTGGCGCGGGTAA